A region from the Oscillatoria sp. FACHB-1406 genome encodes:
- a CDS encoding phytoene/squalene synthase family protein, which yields MDLVADALIVLKETSRTFYIPIHRLPSGLQEAVTSAYLCMRAIDEIEDSPDLSNDRKVLLLQEISYSLQAAIDGDNFERLSGLLKTEPDPLPEVSVRIGEWAKLAPASIRARVWDATAAMSDRMAYWAARNWQVNTEGDLNCYTFSVAGAVGLLLSDLWAWYDGTQTHRANAIGFGRGLQAVNILRNYKDDLQRGVTFFPNGWAAEQMQNYARNNLILADAYIAALPSGPALDFCQIPWRLAHATLDALAEGHEKLSRSAVVALVEELTSSNR from the coding sequence ATGGATTTGGTTGCAGATGCCTTAATTGTTTTGAAAGAAACCAGTAGAACGTTCTATATCCCAATCCATCGATTGCCTAGCGGGCTTCAAGAAGCAGTCACTTCTGCTTACTTGTGTATGCGGGCTATTGATGAGATTGAGGATAGTCCCGACTTATCCAACGATCGCAAAGTGCTGCTTTTGCAAGAAATCAGTTATTCCTTGCAAGCGGCTATAGATGGAGACAACTTCGAGCGCTTATCGGGCTTACTCAAAACCGAGCCGGATCCCCTACCCGAAGTTTCCGTGCGCATTGGAGAGTGGGCAAAACTCGCACCGGCAAGCATTCGAGCCAGAGTGTGGGATGCGACGGCCGCGATGTCCGATCGCATGGCCTATTGGGCGGCTCGCAATTGGCAGGTCAACACAGAAGGCGACCTCAATTGTTATACTTTTAGTGTAGCGGGTGCAGTAGGATTGCTTCTGTCCGACCTTTGGGCGTGGTATGACGGCACTCAAACCCACCGAGCCAATGCAATTGGCTTCGGGCGCGGCTTGCAAGCTGTTAATATTCTTCGCAATTACAAAGACGACCTACAACGGGGCGTAACTTTTTTTCCCAATGGCTGGGCGGCGGAGCAAATGCAAAACTACGCTCGCAATAATTTGATCCTCGCCGATGCTTACATCGCAGCGCTCCCCTCCGGGCCGGCGCTAGATTTTTGTCAGATTCCTTGGCGATTAGCTCATGCAACGCTTGATGCTT
- the queA gene encoding tRNA preQ1(34) S-adenosylmethionine ribosyltransferase-isomerase QueA, translated as MNEDYLLSSYHYELPSEAIAQQPALPRDSSRLLVIDSPTTFAHRTFRELPDCLQAGDLLVLNNTRVFPARLYGRKSTGARVEVLLLEERQPNCWLALVKPGKRFTLGSEIWFFAPSEVEQPEAEPQLRATAIARDEATGGRLLQFDLPPEKSLFSILEAIGQVPLPPYIQARDSLPSQYQTVYARELGSAAAPTAGLHFTEVLLDALQQRGISIADVTLHVGVGTFRPVETEDIRSHAMHSEWFEVNAATVEKILQTKAAGGRVIAVGTTVARSLEGTARAKASESGLSPFSGRTNLFIYPGYQWQVVDGLITNFHLPGSSLLMLVSALVGRKRLLELYQTAIAQGYRFYSFGDAMLILPEARGIH; from the coding sequence ATGAATGAAGATTATTTACTCTCGAGCTATCATTACGAACTGCCGTCCGAAGCGATCGCGCAACAGCCCGCTTTACCAAGGGATAGTTCTCGCCTGCTCGTGATTGATTCCCCGACAACGTTCGCCCATCGTACTTTTCGGGAACTACCCGACTGCTTGCAAGCCGGGGATTTGTTGGTGTTGAATAATACGCGCGTCTTTCCCGCGCGTTTGTATGGGCGCAAGTCTACGGGCGCGCGGGTAGAAGTCTTGTTGCTCGAGGAGCGTCAGCCCAATTGTTGGTTGGCGTTAGTGAAACCTGGAAAGCGCTTTACCCTGGGTTCGGAAATTTGGTTTTTTGCACCGTCGGAAGTGGAGCAACCGGAGGCGGAACCGCAGTTACGGGCGACAGCGATCGCGCGCGATGAGGCGACGGGCGGACGCTTGTTACAGTTCGATCTGCCGCCCGAAAAGTCGCTGTTTTCAATCCTCGAAGCGATCGGGCAGGTACCGCTACCGCCCTATATCCAAGCCCGAGACTCTCTCCCTTCTCAGTATCAAACGGTTTACGCGCGCGAACTCGGTTCGGCAGCAGCGCCGACAGCAGGCTTGCACTTCACCGAAGTGCTGTTGGATGCCCTTCAACAGCGAGGGATTAGTATTGCTGATGTAACGCTGCACGTAGGCGTGGGAACGTTTCGCCCGGTGGAGACGGAGGATATTCGCTCTCACGCGATGCACTCGGAATGGTTTGAGGTGAACGCCGCAACGGTGGAGAAGATTTTGCAGACGAAGGCTGCGGGGGGACGAGTGATTGCGGTGGGAACGACGGTGGCGCGATCGCTGGAAGGGACAGCACGGGCTAAGGCTTCGGAATCTGGACTTTCTCCGTTCTCGGGGCGGACTAATTTATTTATCTATCCCGGCTATCAATGGCAAGTTGTGGATGGATTGATCACGAATTTTCACCTACCGGGTTCGAGTTTGTTGATGTTGGTAAGCGCGTTGGTGGGGCGCAAGCGCTTGCTGGAACTCTATCAAACTGCGATCGCGCAGGGCTATCGGTTTTATTCGTTCGGCGATGCCATGCTAATTTTGCCCGAGGCCAGAGGAATTCATTGA
- a CDS encoding tetratricopeptide repeat protein — protein sequence MVKRAKNRGKAIALVLSLSSAIVLLPSVAGAAPIPEFSRTKQRIEGLYTNNLDAAQLLQRGVTEYKRKNYTVAEESLRQALDFDPRMAIAYYLLGNTLMAQNRNTDAIAQYQQATSLDPSMTEAYYNLGIAYSMTGQLNSAAEEFQKALVINPNFAAAYYNLAHTLDTQGRAAEASEYYRQALRLDPNNAGAYSNLALISARQGKTEEAIALLQNAVRTDPNLAIAQYQLGILYAQKGQFEAAEAPLTAAVQLDPNNAAAQYNLGRVLLELNDPATARDRLERAIALDANNPDAYQQLGIAKLRTGDSAGAIETLQAYLSRKPGDAQTYSNLGLAYQKEGKYEDAIAQYQRALRLEPNDAETFYNIGISLHESKQSQRAIAPLQEAFRLFQQQGQTARAQEVKQYLEQTVLPEIPKPETAQ from the coding sequence ATGGTGAAAAGGGCGAAAAACCGAGGAAAAGCGATCGCGCTAGTCTTAAGCCTTTCGAGCGCGATCGTTCTATTGCCGAGCGTAGCAGGAGCGGCTCCCATTCCAGAATTTTCCCGAACCAAACAGCGCATTGAAGGCTTATATACCAATAACTTGGATGCGGCGCAGTTATTGCAGCGCGGCGTGACTGAGTACAAGCGCAAAAATTATACCGTCGCCGAAGAGTCCCTGCGTCAGGCTTTGGATTTCGATCCGAGAATGGCGATCGCCTATTACTTATTGGGCAACACGCTTATGGCTCAAAATCGCAATACGGATGCGATCGCGCAGTACCAACAGGCGACCTCCCTCGACCCCAGCATGACCGAGGCGTACTACAATCTCGGCATCGCCTACTCGATGACCGGACAGTTGAATTCGGCAGCCGAAGAGTTTCAAAAAGCCCTCGTCATCAATCCCAATTTTGCAGCCGCGTACTACAATCTCGCTCATACCCTCGATACTCAGGGACGCGCGGCAGAAGCGAGCGAATATTACCGGCAAGCCTTGCGGCTGGATCCCAATAATGCTGGAGCTTACAGCAATTTGGCTTTAATTTCAGCGCGTCAGGGAAAAACTGAAGAAGCGATCGCACTGCTGCAAAATGCCGTTCGGACAGATCCTAACCTCGCGATCGCACAGTACCAACTCGGTATCCTCTACGCTCAGAAAGGGCAGTTTGAGGCAGCAGAAGCCCCTTTAACCGCAGCAGTCCAACTCGACCCCAATAATGCCGCCGCTCAGTACAATTTAGGCAGGGTACTGCTCGAATTGAACGATCCGGCAACGGCGCGCGATCGCCTCGAACGCGCGATCGCTCTGGATGCGAATAATCCCGATGCTTACCAACAACTCGGAATTGCCAAACTCAGAACCGGAGATTCAGCAGGCGCGATTGAAACGCTGCAAGCTTATCTCAGTCGCAAACCGGGAGACGCTCAAACTTACTCGAATCTCGGCCTTGCTTACCAAAAAGAAGGGAAATATGAGGACGCGATCGCGCAATACCAACGCGCCCTCAGACTCGAGCCTAACGACGCAGAAACCTTCTACAACATCGGTATTTCCCTGCACGAATCCAAACAATCCCAACGCGCGATCGCGCCCCTCCAAGAAGCCTTCCGCCTCTTTCAGCAACAAGGGCAAACCGCGCGCGCTCAAGAAGTCAAACAATACCTCGAACAAACCGTACTGCCCGAAATTCCTAAACCCGAAACAGCCCAATAA
- a CDS encoding cupin domain-containing protein gives MAILQLEDGTTYTQTDDIARELAALNVNLARWPVGDNETLQTLLAKAALDEAEKEEVLQSIDRYFEQLKQEAGYQTRDLIVLHPDIPNLDALLAKFQRCHTHGDDEVRYIIEGEGVFGFVTPEGKQMELTIQPEEFINVPAGTEHWFYLTPQKRIKAVRYFTSMEGWVPEYTETAIRMRPLALT, from the coding sequence ATGGCAATTTTACAATTAGAAGACGGTACAACCTACACTCAAACCGACGATATTGCGCGCGAACTTGCCGCACTAAATGTCAACTTAGCTCGCTGGCCGGTTGGGGACAATGAAACCCTTCAAACTCTACTCGCAAAAGCTGCCTTAGATGAAGCAGAAAAAGAAGAAGTTTTGCAGTCCATCGACCGATATTTCGAGCAACTTAAGCAAGAAGCAGGCTATCAAACTCGCGATTTAATTGTCTTGCATCCCGATATTCCAAATCTCGACGCACTCTTAGCTAAATTTCAACGTTGCCATACCCACGGCGATGACGAAGTACGCTACATCATTGAAGGGGAAGGCGTATTTGGTTTTGTAACTCCAGAGGGGAAGCAGATGGAACTGACAATTCAACCGGAAGAATTTATCAATGTCCCGGCGGGTACGGAACATTGGTTTTATTTAACCCCACAGAAACGCATTAAAGCCGTGCGTTATTTCACCTCAATGGAAGGTTGGGTTCCTGAATATACAGAAACCGCAATTCGGATGCGTCCTCTAGCGTTGACTTAG
- the cynS gene encoding cyanase, translated as MSDLSSQLLAAKKAKKLTFADLEKLIGFDETWIAALFYGQASAGIEEAKKLVAALDLPEEMAEELTVPPLKGSLDPVIPTDPLIYRFYEIMQVYGMPLKAVIHEKFGDGIMSAIDFSVEVDKVEDPKGDRVKVTMCGKFLPYKKW; from the coding sequence ATGTCCGACCTTTCTAGTCAATTACTCGCTGCTAAGAAAGCAAAAAAATTAACCTTTGCAGATTTAGAAAAACTTATCGGATTTGATGAAACTTGGATTGCTGCCCTATTTTACGGTCAAGCGAGCGCCGGAATTGAGGAAGCCAAGAAGTTAGTAGCAGCTTTGGATTTGCCGGAAGAAATGGCTGAAGAATTAACCGTTCCTCCCTTGAAAGGCTCGTTAGATCCCGTAATTCCAACGGATCCGCTGATTTATCGTTTCTATGAAATTATGCAGGTGTACGGGATGCCGTTAAAAGCCGTCATTCACGAAAAGTTTGGAGATGGGATTATGAGCGCGATCGATTTTTCCGTTGAAGTGGATAAGGTTGAAGACCCGAAAGGCGATCGCGTTAAAGTGACGATGTGCGGTAAATTTTTGCCCTATAAAAAGTGGTGA
- a CDS encoding methyltransferase domain-containing protein, with protein MNFVALSFAVLLLVVAIAIALYFLTARRYESANSVANSYDQWTEDGILEYYWGEHIHLGHYGSPPQPKDFLKAKEDFVHEMARWGGLDKLPAGTTVLDVGCGIGGSSRILARDYGFKVTGITISPQQVKRARELTPEGLSASFQVDDAMALSFPDASFDVVWTVEAGPHMPDKAVFARELLRVLKPGGTLVAADWNQRDDRQKPLNFWERPVMRQLLEQWSHPAFSSIEGFAERLAETGLVKGEVVTADWTTETLPSWFDTIWQGIIRPQGWLKYGVPGFLKSVREVPTILLMRLAFGNGLCRFGMFRAVRASGVGEIDANVATPVASQF; from the coding sequence ATGAATTTTGTCGCTCTCAGTTTTGCGGTGCTGTTGTTGGTGGTGGCGATCGCGATCGCGCTTTACTTCCTCACCGCCCGCCGCTACGAATCCGCCAACTCCGTCGCCAATTCCTACGACCAATGGACGGAAGACGGAATCTTAGAATACTACTGGGGCGAACACATCCATCTCGGTCACTACGGTTCGCCGCCGCAGCCCAAAGATTTTTTAAAAGCGAAGGAAGATTTTGTCCATGAAATGGCGCGTTGGGGCGGTTTAGATAAACTTCCCGCCGGAACCACCGTTCTCGATGTCGGCTGCGGAATCGGCGGCAGCAGCCGCATTTTAGCGCGCGATTACGGCTTCAAAGTCACGGGCATTACCATCAGCCCGCAACAGGTGAAACGCGCGCGAGAATTAACCCCAGAAGGACTCAGCGCCAGCTTTCAAGTAGACGATGCAATGGCGCTTTCCTTCCCCGATGCGAGTTTCGATGTAGTTTGGACGGTGGAAGCGGGCCCGCATATGCCCGATAAAGCCGTATTTGCCCGCGAACTATTGCGAGTTCTGAAACCGGGCGGTACGTTGGTGGCTGCCGATTGGAACCAGCGCGACGACCGACAAAAGCCGTTAAACTTCTGGGAACGCCCGGTGATGCGCCAACTCCTCGAACAATGGTCGCATCCGGCTTTCTCGAGTATCGAAGGGTTCGCCGAACGTTTGGCGGAAACCGGATTAGTGAAAGGAGAAGTCGTAACGGCGGATTGGACGACCGAAACGCTTCCTTCTTGGTTCGATACGATTTGGCAAGGGATTATTCGCCCCCAAGGTTGGCTGAAATATGGCGTTCCGGGATTTTTGAAATCCGTGCGAGAAGTGCCGACAATTTTATTAATGCGGCTTGCATTTGGGAACGGTTTGTGCAGGTTCGGAATGTTCCGTGCCGTCCGCGCTTCGGGAGTAGGCGAGATCGATGCAAATGTTGCAACACCCGTTGCCAGCCAGTTTTAA